The Deltaproteobacteria bacterium DNA window GGGCGCCGCGCACGCCGAGTGCGAGCGTGGCCGCGACCGGGTAGACGCGGAAGCCCGACTGCGTGTCCGGCAGCGTCCGCCCGGCGATGGCCCGCAGCAGGCGATCGGCCATCCAGTTGCCGAAGCGGTTCAGGCGCGCGATCGTCTGCCCCTGCTTGCGGCGCGCGCCCACCACGATCGCCCCGGGCACGGCGTCGGAGGCGGCGAGCAGGGCCGGAATCTGGCTCGCGAGGTGCTGGCCGTCGGCGTCGAGCGTGACGGCGCGCCCCACGCCGGCCGCCTCGAGCGCGCGCAGCCCGGTCACGATGGCGGCCCCTTTGCCCGCGTTGGCCGGGTGCCGGTGGACCTCCGCGCCGGCGGCGCGCGCGCGGCGCCCCGTGTCGTCGTCCGAGCCGTCGTC harbors:
- a CDS encoding glycosyltransferase family 2 protein; this encodes MRTDVAAVIPAYRAAATVGDVVRGARAHCARVVVVDDGSDDDTGRRARAAGAEVHRHPANAGKGAAIVTGLRALEAAGVGRAVTLDADGQHLASQIPALLAASDAVPGAIVVGARRKQGQTIARLNRFGNWMADRLLRAIAGRTLPDTQSGFRVYPVAATLALGVRGARYDFETEVLLRAARCGMPLLGVPVEVYYPPVAERVSHFRPGRDTLRIIWTVLRLLLPSG